DNA from Anopheles merus strain MAF unplaced genomic scaffold, AmerM5.1 LNR4000016, whole genome shotgun sequence:
gtcattttTTATGCAGTCgaagaaattgtttcatgactTTCAAATGGTTAATGTTTCATTATTAAGAAACAGCGAATTTGTGTGAGGCGTGTAAACGCAGGTGACTCAAATGCAAATTAACAATCATTGATCAGACTCAGACCAACTGAGGAGCAGtttattagttgacggcgatAGTCTCGAGGTCGTAGAGGAGTTCTTCTATCTTGGTATGGTTGTTACTTtgaacaacaacatcagcagcaaattCCGTTCAGGGGATTCGTGTatactatgggcttcaccgactgctgagatccagaagactctGTCCGCatgaaatgtgagatataacgcacattgattcgcccggtggtcctctatggaCACGAGTCTTGGATCATTCGAGCGGAAGACGCAAACGCTTTGAGCGTGTTTAAGTGACACATTTTCCGACCACCTTTGgtggtgtgttcgagcatgaagtttggaggagaaggatgaacaacgagtttgctgagctgtacggcggaTAGAGCACCCTGACGATGGTGAAGACTGACAGGATACGATCGCTGGGGCTTGTTATGAGGATACCGAACTCATGTCTCGCCAAAAAGGGGTTGGTAATCTGGATCAGATAAATTAAGTTTTGTCGGAGAATGGGTATCTACATGGTTGAGATGCTGCATCTAGGGACCGAACATCATGGAGAATTGTTGTTCAGGCCATATAAGGACGATGTGCTCGATcgtaaaagagaaaaatatataatGATAGGGGAAACAGGACTGCATGTGAAGGTGTTTGAGTACAGTCTCgagtgataaaaaaacactcggGATTCTGTTGCAAAATCCTGTAACCGGGCCACCTTAAGCTAGTCTCCTTATACAAAACGAAGTAAGAGGTGAAGCTCACGTTATGCTCACGTTACGCTCACGTTACGCTCATAGGTGACGCTTGCTCACTATAGGATCTTCCTGTACGAAAAAGTTACTCACTATAGAACGGCTTTGCTAACCAACTAtgggtgcttggatgatttgtATTTCTTTGCGGTGTTTCCATTCTCGGAGCCATCAAGCAATGGTAGAGTTATTGAATCATTGACGCATTCAAATCAAAAGACATCATTGTTTTCTTCAATACAAAACTTCTACACCAACGAGTTGAAAGTATATCAACAATTATCAAATTATTccagtgatttttttataattttgtgGTGAAGATTCTACCCTGTTAATTTAGGCAGTGCCCATTGAAAGCGGGTTGGATTTGAGCATTCATTGTTGAGGCCCAACCTGTCTAGCACATTAGGCCGCTCACCGACGACAGGCAAGGGTCTTCGTgtgatgtgtgagtgtaggagGTCGGGTCTCTCGGGAGAATGAGAGGGCAACAAGCGGGAACCAAGCGGCGATAGGGCACTCGGTACGGGCATCAAGACGGGCAAAGATATTATTAGCGAATACACGGTTTTTACCTACATCTTAAGCTTAAATCCTTCCCGCGTTGTTGGCCGTTGTTAAGTAGCGCAACATTtcacaacagtggcgacgagagtaaaagaaaagagagacTATTTCAATCCaagtatttaattattttatcgAACCCAACGAATTTTAATATGCGTGCTATTTATTAAAAGTGTGTCGTTTATATTAAGTGTTTATATTGTGTTCTAAGTGTTTTATATTGTGTGTATCGCGCTAATAAGACGGGACAATTTCGCGTAAGCGTAGAAGGATGTTAAACCCGGACGAAATGATGGAAGATGAAGAGCATCGACGTTTATCGCAAAATTGGGGAAACGCAGGTTTTAGCaatcggcagcagcaacagcaacagccatTGCCAAACAGTGCAGCGTTACCAGCTCAGCCACAGTCGCAAAACATGGCCGGAGCGCCATCGCAGCAAGGTGCATTGATCTCGAGCCCGGACGCTGGAATACTTTCGCAGATGATTCAACTATTGTAACAGCAAATGagtcagcaacagcagcttaTGACGCAAATAATGCAATATCAACAGCAACCGGCAGCACAGTTGCTACAGCATCCACAGCACCCACAGCATTGGCAAGCAACAGAAGTGTATTCCGGTAAGATGCAGAATCGGGAGCAACATTTAAGGCATGGTTTGAGCGGTATGAAGATCTGTTTCTACGGGACGCTTCCAGACTCGACGACGGTGCAAAAGTAAGGCTCCTAGGACGTAAGCTGGGCACCGTAGAACATGCACGTTATActagttttattttacccCGCGCACCCCGTGACATGACATTCGATGAGACAGTTGAAAAATTTACGGCGCTTTTCGGCAGAACAGAGTCTCTGCTAAGCAAACGCAACAAGTGTATGCAGATAGCTAAACCGTCCAAAGAAGATCTGCTCACGTTTGCTTACCGTGTGAATAGGGCGTGTGTAGATTTTGAGTTCGCTGGGATGAATGAGGAGCGATTTAAGTGTCTTATCCTGGTGTGCGGGCTTAAGGAAGAAATCCATACCGACATGTGCAATCGGCTGCTGGCCCGCATTGAGGAGAAGAATGACGTTACATTGGAGCAACTATCGGCGGAATACCAGCGTATTACTAATATAAAGATGGATAACGCGTTGATCGCTAATGATCACGGAGAACGAGTGTTTGCGGTGAAAAACGGTGGCCAAAGATAGCATCAACAGCAGTTTTATCAGCAGCAGTACCAACCTTTCGGTCAACAAATACAGACACATCCCAGAGGAAACACCATGTATTTACAAAAGCCAACGAATGCGTGTTGGTCGTGCGGTGGTCCCCATTTGGAAGAGGGAATGTCCATATAAGTCACATGTATGCACGGATTGCGGAAGATATGGACATCGGGAAGGATATTGTGAAAGAGCAAATCGATTTTAGGGACAGGACAAGAAGAGAGGGAGCACACAAGTTGCAATGCGAGTCGTAAACGTAAATGTGTGCAACGTAGAAGCAAGGAGGAAATATGTGAACGTGTTGATAAATGGAACACCTGTTAAGCTGCAGCTCGATACGGCGTCCGATATCACTGTGATCAGCTAGGGGCTATGGAGGGATGTCGGACCATCTCCTTTGATGGCAGCAACAGTAAAAGCGAAGGCAGCCTCGCAAAATTATCTGCAACTCAAGCGTGAGTTTAATGCATCAATAACCATCGCTTCTAGAACTCAACATGCAACAATCCGAGTCGCACGGGCCAACCTTTTCCTGCTGGTAGCGGGCATGGTGGAAACTTTTGAACTCGGATCAATCCCGATGGACCAGTTCTGTAGTAACATCGATGCGGTGAGTACACCTGAGTCAGTATGGGAGAAACGTTTTCCGTCAGTTTTCAAGGGCATGGGGCTGTGTTTAAAATCGCGCATAAAATTGGAGATAAAAGAGAGCAGTCACCCTGTATTTCTTCCTAAGCGCCCCGTGGCTTATGCAATGCTGCAGACTGTTGATGAAGAACTGGACCGTTTGGAAGCCCTGAAAGTCATTACTCCCGTGGATTACTCGGATTGGGCTGCCCCTATAGTGGTTGTACGTAAGGCAAATGGAAAAATCAGGATTTGCGGTGATTACTCGACGGGGCTGAATGACATCCTACGATCACATGAATACCCGCTTCCACTGCCAGAGGACATTTTTGCTAAGTTAGCCCGATGCCAAATCTTCAGTAAGGTTGATCTCTCCTATGCTTTTCTTCAAGTGCAGATTGATAAAAAATTTCACCCGCTGCTAACAATAAATACTTATCGTGGGCTCTACCACTACAACCGGCATAAAAATAGCCCCAGCTGCATTTCAACAACTGATTGATACCATGTTGGCAGGAATAACAGGAGTTTGCGGCTATATGGATGATCTCATAATTGGAGGTATGTCAGATAAAGACCATGATAATACGCTAAATCTTGTACTAAAACGAATTGAGGAATTTGGTTTCCCATTACGACCTGACAAATGTGTGTTTAAAATGTGTCAGATTAAATATCTTGGGCATGTAATCGATGGCAGGGAAAAACGTCCTGACCCTAAGAACATTAGCGCTATACAGAATTTACCAGCCCCCACCGATATTGCCGGAGTTGGATCTTTCCTAGGGGCAATtaattacagtagaacgtcgattatccggtgGCGGATTATCCGTCGGGCAACTTAACCGCCCACTCGACAAACAAGTGCCCGAAATTGCATACAACTCCCTAATTTTGTGTCACCGAACCTTGGGATATGAAAAAATGAGGACGTCTTGTTCGGACTGAGGGTAAAATTAGGGGATATGAGAACAGGCTTTtgcgagtgtgtgagtgtacgcGCGCCGACCTTGATATACATGTATTGGTGAGGTACGAGGGTATTTATGTATGTAGTTGTGATATCAATTTTCTTTCGGCGGCAAATGAAATGTCACGTTTGAATTTAAAGAATTTAAGAGATTGTATTGTTCACTAGATTCACTTCGTGTAGAGCTTCTGGTTTCTGGTtgacaaaaaaagcttaaCTGGTCGATATAGATTTGCATACACAAGGTAAAACAATACTCATAGGAAAAGTTTAAATACTCTATGAAACTCtataaaacaaacttttttagATGGaggacaaaaacaacaacgtgcCAGTACCAACTGATTTGGCAAAAGAATGCATGATGTTACGCCGAATGGTAGCTCAGCTAAAGGTCCAGAACGATGTGATGAACAACAAGCTCGATGTTGTGACCGGTATGATGCAACAACATTTGGCAAATCAAAACACCTGCGTAAGCCTCACAGATAAAACCCCATCGCCAACCTTTTGCACAGTGGAGTCCATTGAGGAGATGAATACCCTGGAGGAGAAACTGAAAACAAAAGAGTGCCGTGATGAATTTGTGCTATgggtgaaaaaaaattttGCAGAAGGCGATTTTAAACAACGTGCTTGTGACGCTCTTCACTTAATCCTAGGGCCTAACATTTTATTGCAATGTTCGTGGACAGAAAGAGCAAAACTAGGAGATAAAAAACCTTTgtgtaaatataaaaatatagtACTAGTTATACAAGAATAAGGAGGAAATTGCTCggataaaacaataaaagatTGGATGCAGCTAAAATTAAATCATAGTGAtaatttaaaacgaaacaaatacCTAAATAAGTCTAGTTGCCATAAGTCGAGATCAAGTAGTGTGTAAATAGTAGAAGATAATTAGATTATAGTTCTTAAAATTAGTGGGAGCTCTATTATAATCTAGATGAACTATTTAATTAGAATTATAATATCAAAAAGgaattcaaatgaaataataCTCACTTATTATAGTTGTGTAAATGCTGCtatatcctgctatgggggggaatcaattagtcactgaaagccaaacccacatgTGGTGcatgcaggccttgaccgacaacggttgttgagccaaagaagaagaagaagaaaaagttttCATAATCATAAGAAGACCAATCGTCCAATGGACCAAATTCTTCAACGTCATCAAATACGTGGAGAAGATTGTGTACATTACTGCTCATATggattagtgatgggtaatccggagcgaagtcatggatcaactccggtgcgcaaaatatgactccgacACCGGATCACAACCGGATTaaactccggatcagtccggatcactccggatcagtccggtgcgcaaaatatgactccgacACCGGATCACAACCGGATTaaactccggatcagtccggatcactccggatcagtccggatcagtccggatcactccggatcagtccgcatcattccggatcactccggatcactccggatcactccggatcagtccggatcagtccgaatcACTCCgtatcagtccggatcactccagatcactccggatcaatctggattactccggatcagttgaaatgagtccggatcagtccggatcagtttgcatcagtccgaatgagtccGGGTCACTCTGGATCActtcggatcagtccggatcagtccgaacGAGTCTGAATGTTTGCGAACAGACGGCGTCCACGGGCCTACCCACGCCTGAATGCACAGCCGATGgcatacgattctatcttcaCCATTAACATGAGAGGGACAGAGCTTATACCCCGAACGtacccgaaaggtatgcatgcttcactcatcaggatctaaaggcaaggacaaggcaaaagagacaaagaaaaattacacggctacacatgtcctctagactgatctggagtgatccagagtgatccggagtgatccggagtgatccggagtgatccggagtgatccggagtgatccggagtgatccggagtgatccggagtgatccggagtgatccggagtgatccggagtgatccggagtgatccggagtgatccggagtgatccggagtaatccggagtgatccggagtgatgagtgactgatccggactcggagtcgATGAGTCCGGAGGTTTGCTCgtgcgcacaaaaaaaagtgaaaggcATTTTTCTTGTGTTCACTAGACCATATTACAAAACTTAGAAATTAATGATGAAAAAGGCCGTACAAAAATTTACGAGTGTTGCCAATATCGATAAGATGAAGTCGATCAGAAGTGGGAAAACTTTTGATCATATCTAATCCACCAATCTCTTCTAAAGGAGATCGAATTTGTTTAACATGCTCTATATCGTGTCTTTGTCGAAAACTTTCATCTGTACGTGGTGGAGCAGGTTGTGGTGAACAAAATATTACTTTGCGCTCCGGTTTTACAAACTCTCCAACGAGAGTACACTTCGTGCACCCATGTTTTGCCGGAAAGTACATTACCGATTTTATAAAGGCCCGCGCAGGGGTATCGGTGACAAAAGCCTTGGCAAATTTTTTTACAACTTTCTCTCCAAACAGCATGCCTATTACTTgcaaattgtttaatttatttacgaGCTGTCGCAAATAAGGCTCTAAGTCAGTAGGTTTTTTTCTGACCACAAAATACACCTGCGATCATTACCGGGCAATCGGGAATTTCTTTTACTTTAAAAAGAATTGGCCAAAATTGTGTAGCACTACTTTTGAAGAGAGGAAGCCcatcaataaaaatatgtaacGAAAACTTATTTTCCTCTGGAACATGATTCCTAAAATAATTTCGAAGGCCAACTTCTATCCCTGAGTATCACATTTGTCCACCTGCTATATGCTGAATCTCTTGGCTAACTTTAGGAATTTTTAGTAAAGTACGACCATCTTTAGGAAGTTCAGGATGACCAAATTTTCTTAAAATTGCAAGAAGCAAGTTGAGAAAGTTGCGAGATAGATGACCCATTATTGTCAAATATCTCAAAGCTTCTTTTAAACtttgaaaatcattcaaatagTTATAAGCATCATACAAATCTTCAGCACATTCTTCCTGTTCATCTTCTATATCATCCAAATTATTTTCGTCAACAGTTGCAGCGCTGTCATTGTTAGTATTGTTAGTATCTACATCTATGCTAAAGCTACACTCTACATTCCCACCTAAGTTGCTATCAGTACTATGCAATTCGTCtgtaaagaaacaaaagagaaaaacataGCATTAGTTAAATTAAACACATATATATGGCACAAATAGTCAGTtaacaatgaaataaaattagcACCTTCCGTCAGCGACTGGCATTAACACGGAGACACGACCTTCCATCTGGCCCAGGCACAGGCTTAAACAGGTCAGGACAGGGTTTTTTTACGAGAATGCTTATTATCGAAGGATTCACGACCGTCCCCGGACTGTCAGTGGTTCATCGGCGTTTCAGAGGACGAGGAACACGTGTTGTTGGAGTGCACGCGCTTTGCTGTAAAATCCAGAAGCGTGTCGGCCATGGTTGATCAGGTTCGATTCGACGGACAACCTCCAACCTCACCTGTCGCGAGGTCGAGAGCTGGAGCCATATCTACGAAGCTTCTAGGCGGATCACGGTTCAACTACAGGGAGCATGAGACAATGAACGAGTAGCCCTGGCGTCGCAGATCATTTAGTAATACGAAGAGATGGCCATCTTATAGACACAACCTGAAACTGTTCGGCGCTTCCGCAACGAGCCACGCAACGCTAACCGACGAGGGGCAACGATGCGTTGACGAGAGAAGCTTCGAGCCAGACTTCCTCCAACCCCACCAGCGTCACTGCAGATTGCGGCTGGTCACGGTgcttcagcagcaacaggcagGGTTCAGGGAGATGATACGGAATCGTCAATAAACGATGAGAAGCAAGCTGCAGTGGCCACGGATGTTGGTCTCAACGCTGCCGAGGTACCCGCAGCGGTCTAGTATGAAGTAGACAGCAACGTAGCCTTCGGAAGTTGCTATGCTGCAATTAAGAAAGTCCTACTAatcaaggaccgtaaagatatcaggtcaagttataagcccgttttgacagctaggtggaagtagaatcgacgaagaaaactgacagttagttttccgcgtttggcgaacgcttcaagttctcgcaggaaaatttccattttaaatcacgggctatgttctaataaactaaaatattcacccaaattgatctccaccaaatattgaccatgcaaaacgtaaacaatccatcaatacatatacaacagcggaaaaccatctgtcaaaatcggagcccagggggggggggggggggaggggtcgctaaaagcgctataactacacctcattatacattccaccttgccTACTAATGTAtcgttaaaaacaaaacatcatcatGTCAACCCCGATGGATGTTTGGCTAATTCAAGTGCCTGTCTGTTTTTAGtacaaacaatataaaaagtaaaaaaaacttagGTTTTGGATTCACATTGCCATCCAGAAAACAACGACGTGATTTCCTAAGTAAggttaaatataaataacgtCATGTCGCCACCCAGCATTCCAAACGATGGCGGTGCAGAACCTAAAATTGCGATCGGAATATGAATCAGCGTAGCTGCTGATTAAAACTTAATTTGACAATATACTGTGACAAAATTCCGTTTTCCATGTATAATAAACACTAAAAACACAATATTAGTTACTTACTAAACATCCTGCTTGTCGATGCCGGAACCATGACAGGTGAGGAAGTCTCCATATTATTGATCTCattctctatttctctctcaaCTTCTTCCATAAAGCGACGACGCTTCCGATATTGGTATGATCTTGAAGCCATTGCTGATGGTACTCTCGTAAATAATCTGGATCTAAAACTGCACAAAATATTGATTAATACACTtctgctttgtttttcaaacACCGGCTCTTTTACACTTGTCTGTCCTTTGCCGACGCGCTTGCAATGTCAACCAATACATGCATACATTTGTAAGCCACTGTGTATATATATGGTAGCTGTGTTTATACCTCATGATATGGATTGAAAATCGTTGTTGGTACCCAAGCAGAAAAACTCATCCGTGTGTTAAAAAGAGATGGCAATATGAAATCTTGCAAGCAATTCAAGATACATGGGCGAAGTGGGGCAGAGTGGGTTGAGGAACCGGagaaaaactgctcgaattgtCCACGGGGCGTGCGCATAAACGTGACAGCTGTTCAAACCTACGGCGAAAATTAGTACGGCAGCGATAGTCAAGTAGGCAACAAATTTTTTGTGCAGTTCTGTAGTGTCTAGTGGtattttcgaaattcatttttattcatgaaCAGTTGTTAAACCTATAGTTATTgcttaaaataatattctaaTAACGATTAATCGATTAAATAAAtgtgaattaatcataaaactagtgagtttgatcatttttatatgaattttaTGAACATTTCTTGGACGATTATCtgtgcaaatcgattaaccCTATTCCAGGTAACCGGCTACCCGTGTAGCCAAATAGATTTTGATTGCTCATTTCTCTGATTCTAGGAATCCGATAGaccttgaaatttggaatatacaggcggtccccgagatacacggtacctcttacacgcggattcggagatacgcggttttccaaatttgactgttctttgagcaaattgtactgatttgacagatccattgtgaaataccaaataatttccgtattgatcgaatgttaaataccatttcaaaaggtttaaaactgttcaattcagtagaaacatatcaaataattaatttggtggcttaaACAACCCCCTACTTgtaaaattgcacgaaaattagtgatattttggcgggaaatcacgagattcgacttacgcggaaattcgagatacgcggtattttccggccgttttcggtccccattaaccgtgtatctcggggaccgcctgtacagtctgctcccgagttacgcggtttctgcgttcccgacgaatccgcgtaactcgaatacccgcgtaagtcgaatttcacgttttttgactaaaatactattgattactcgGAGTTTTTGATCTAATTTAGTACTTTCATacattttatcatttatttgatatgattcgtgcagaaaattctaatatttctggcttttaagcaGTTTCAA
Protein-coding regions in this window:
- the LOC121600996 gene encoding uncharacterized protein LOC121600996 isoform X1; protein product: MASRSYQYRKRRRFMEEVEREIENEINNMETSSPVMVPASTSRMFNELHSTDSNLGGNVECSFSIDVDTNNTNNDSAATVDENNLDDIEDEQEECAEDLYDAYNYLNDFQSLKEALRYLTIMGHLSRNFLNLLLAILRKFGHPELPKDGRTLLKIPKVSQEIQHIAGGQM
- the LOC121600996 gene encoding uncharacterized protein LOC121600996 isoform X2, which gives rise to MASRSYQYRKRRRFMEEVEREIENEINNMETSSPVMVPASTSRMFNELHSTDSNLGYSSPQWTPLCKRLAMGFYL